The DNA segment TTTGCCACGAGATGTTGTTGCTAAATCATCAAAAGGAATGGGTTTAAAGCCTATAACGAATGAGGATGCTTGACTGCAACCCTACTTATCATGACTGGAGATCCCAAGACGTAGGTTCAaagggaaaacaaaatcaaacagaatCTAACCAAAGCACTTGAGATAAAGTAGTCTCTTCCCAGCTCATAAGATGATAAAAATGCTAACGAATGTGTGAAGGATAAGCATAAGCTTTTAATGATTCCATAGCTTCTAAGCGGAGTATTACTCAATACTTTTCATGGTCAATCACCTAACGAGTGTGAAATGGGGCTGTTTCTAGGAGAATGAATGCAAGGCTATATTCTCTAAGTTCACTCATGAAAACCAGGAATAGTTCAGGGCCACaatgaacacaatagagaacTAAGTTCTACGAGAAAATGAAGCTGTGTTATGCCTGTTGTCTCGGTCTACATAAAACACCGGTTGGTTCAAGACATCATGTTCACCTTCTGGTAAAGTAAACCCGACAGATATTAACTATGAGTGGTTCAAGGCTTAAAAATGCTACCAAATCAAACACAGTGAATTTTTTTGCAAACACTCTCGATAAGTCTGTCTAGTCTAGTCAGGATTAGAATAAGTATAGTTTTTTAGAGTCTATCGAGTCTGCATCTAGTCTGCATATGTTTagagtcatttctattcatgtggggGATTGTTGGGCCTAATTATTAAGCTTATTAGCTCAAATAATGAAAGGCAAATGTGAAAAGAAATGGGCTTACGAGCTCTTTGTAAAAACCATGTTGGTATTAATGAAAGGAAATAAGAGAGTCCCACATCGATTAAAACTTGAGAAGTTGTgatgtatatatatggtatCACACTCTCGTTGGATTAAACGGctcagagaaagagagagcttcccacgcgcgcgccgccgccgtccggctgactcggctcggctcggcgtgggcttgggcttgggcttgggcttgggcttgggcttgggtggcctttggcccgataagaattattctttttggaccaagttaagctcaacgctttgccattttatttctaaaaaacagCATGACATTTGTGTATAAACGACATGTAGTTCGTTTAAAAACAACACGAAGTTTATCTGTTCGAAATGGATCAGAACGAGTCAACAAGAGAGAAACTTGCGGAGAAAGCTGCTCAACGTTCCACTCCGAGATCTTTGCGAGATTTTCGGAAAAATGTTCGCAACAGTTTCGAAAAACCGCTCTTAGTCTTCTCTTTAAATACGGACTCTCCTCTTCTCATTTTCTTCAACCTTTTCTGAATCGAAATCCAACAGCAAAATTCCCTCTGCGTAAGTCTATTATTgcgagagtgtttcgtagaTTTTTTGTTCGATAGGGCGATCACGGGTGAGGTGTGAGTCGTCTGCCATGGTTGTATCCTGGGACTCTATATTCGTACAGTCCCGTCTCACTAACGGagcgaatattttgagttaaggaaagagatcatatctcgCCTCCATGTCTCGTTGCGAATACGGTTTCTTATCGTTCTCGTATTCGTTTTCTATATTCGTCTATTTTCTTAACTTCGCTTTTATTATATCGTTTACATCAGTCCGGTTTACCGGCTTTTACAATGCTAACTGTTCGTTTGATCTTTGGCATCATTATGTTTCCTTTTATTACTGTTTCTAACTTTCCAATACACTTGGAGTTTTTCACATAcgataaatagattttttttacagTTTTTGCTTAATAACATtcgataatattttaaaaaactcaGTTATTTCAGGTATATCTTCACagttcttgtttttcttctaaaattaaaaacatatagttaaaaaaagaaagaaaataaaaactacggAGAAAAAATAAGAACTTCTTTCTATCTGCATATACGCTTCTACTTTCTATTTTGTTTACAACTTTTTTCAGAATTGATGAAATCATATACTTTTAATGCGCTatcatctcctatatattaattaatgatcatttaaaaaattataactttaaattagtactaattaaaaagagaCTCTGATTATGTATCACTTAATTAGGATGATAATTTAGTTTATGTGACAGCTTAATAATCAATTAAAAACATCCAAAATTCAATTACTagagaatattttattaacccaaaatataagaaacGTGTATTcgttccttaaataaaagctatggAGTTAcgtaatatgattaacatatatatgacaattaatgattatgaataataaagatttgataacaatttttgtattctttctcatttttgtttaattttatattattaaagaaattaaatgatcacattaaccatttaataaaaaattaaattttttcttatatgtaatattttaaaatttttaaaacgactttaaattacaaaaaatgttaaaaattccTTTGGAAATTTTGTACTCAATGgcttaattttttgttataacaagatacaaatgatcatacaATCGTATTAGTATGAATTTTTACTTAATGgatattcatattaaataatatatatatatatatatatatatatatatatatatatcagtatcatttaaattaaactatgtatcatgtaaaattaaactatatatatatatatcagtatcatttaaattaaactatgtatCATGTAAAATAAACTAtgtatcatttaaaaatatataaatatgctaATTTTCAAATTTGCATTGAAAGAGTATTGAGACCtttagtattttaatttgaaacttGAATCGAAAAATACCACATCGAAAATTtgagattaatggtttaaattttttttgttacatcaaatatacaaatgttaataaaaccatatgagtaggaaatctaaataataaatatttatattaaaatatactatatatttatgtcaatatctttgaaatataattatatattttattaattaatgttgTTCGAAAATATTACAAGAGATCGATACAACTAACATTTATTTAGAAGTTATTGAAATCACCTAGCGAAAACATGGATTGCACAAAACATTTGATTGCTAACCCTAACGCCCTTTCTATTCTACAAAACACCAACATAGAATATTTGGAAGTGGCAATTGACAATCTGAAATTATAACATTTTCTTAAGTTCAACCAATTGTTTTTCCTAAATGAGCCTAGAACAATTTTTAGTGATTAACTAAATGGGCTACATACATAGTAAAATATGTttggtttaaaaattattgCATATCCAAAATCAATATAAACCATCATCATTTTCGTTTAACATTTTGTCACAATAAAAATATAGGGTTGGGCAAAAAATCCGAATCCAAAAAACCAAACCAAGACCGATCCAAAGATTAGTACTGAATTTTAACCAAAATTGGTTAGATATACGAATGGGTTCAAAAATTTTGTATCTAGAGAATCAGAACCGAACTTGATCCAAACTGTAATATTTTAGGTATCCGAATATATTCGAACAAGATTTATATAATCCGAATATATTCGAacaagatttatatacttaaatatattaattatttttaaatttaatatctaaaagaatatataaaatatattagacGTTTTTAATTTGTCCAAAATACTtggaaatatatacaaatagttatAAGTACATGTTTAAAATAGCTAAACGATAGTTACGATACTTATGAtatctaaaatacttaaaatcTATTAACTTCCTATCCATATATTTAAGGTAAACcaatttttatgttaagtttaagtatttgacatatattattcaaatttatatgttatatattatttttgtttttagattttgataaatttaaagtatatatgaactttaatttttgaaaaaaaaaattaaataggcTATCTGAacccaaacccgaaccaaactcgcaaagatccgaaccgaaccaaatttTCAAGGATCCGAATCGAATCAAATGGTACTCGAATGTCCACCTCtaatcaaatgtaaaaaaaaaagttattgataacaaaatttatatagtttataaaatttaagtacaatttttttctttctaaattcACCCTGCACCATTGTCATCTAGTTGTGATTAAGGCGCTAGGTTTAACTGTTGACAAAATTTTCTTATGTTCAAATGCAAATGCGAATACAATGTTAAGTGGCTTCGTTTTTTACCAATCAAAATATGATTAACTGTCATCTTTTGCGAATCACCTTTCACCATTTCTTAATAATATGGCTTTACCATTATTTATCATGTTACCATTTGTTTGTCAtctagttttattaaattttaaacgaaagatataataattaaaCCTAGTTAAATGGCTTATTTGCGTACTAACCAATTTAGCAGTAGAAATTAAGTAATTGCAATGTAATGTATAATCTAACATTTACGTCAAAAATCATCAGATTCTTACTTCTTCCTTATGAAATTATCCGGTAACCATGTGCATGAAAGAGATGACATGGCcgataaaatagatttttttactCCTTAGAACACTTTTCCAGTTTCATATATCACATTAAGACACATTGAACTTGAGGCAACCTTCTTGGCTAGCCAAAGACATCGATGCCCCTAGAACAAATAAAACCAAACCGGACACATtgaaaaccaaaccgaatcgaGTTTAATTTAAACCCAAGTATACCAACGCCAAACTATACCTAGTTCATAAATCTAAAGACACACTTTTATCCTACGGTTcacaccctctctctctctctctgatacTTTGTGCGACAGAGATTAAGAACCCTAGTTTCCGCGGCGGAGATTAAGAACCCTAGTTTCCTCACCCCTCAATCATCTTCCTCACCCCTCAATCGTATCGCACCCTTTACAATCTTCCTAACCCGTCAATCTTCGGTCTCGATCTGTTGTCTTGTCATATTCAGCGCCGTAGATTAAGTTCCCTACTCTATCTATCATCTTCCTCGCCTTCTCGATCTGCTGTCTTGATTGCTCCGACATGCAAGGTTTATTTCTTCACCCATGTACTTGTTGGTAGATCTCTTAGTTATCGATTTTCACTTCTCTTAAAACTGTATAACTCTATGAAATCGTATGAAATCGTGTGAAAGTTTCCTGCTTTTAACATAACAATTTCAAATTTCTTCTTTAGGGATCAATAATTAAAGGAAAGTCTAgagtttcttagtttttttctttttctggtCGTGTGTCCGAGTTGTTTCCATTTACGGTCCTAACATTTACACGTTCTTGTAGGAAACAACAAGCCAGACCACCTTCTCCCTCCGAGGCTGTTCGCCACAGACAGGGCCCCAAGCGGACGTATCAACATCTACTCCAAGCCAGACCTTCTAGCTTTTATACAGCATGCTATCCGTAACACCAAAGAGCTCCAGTACATCAAAGACTCTTGTTTCGGGAAGTTATTTGAGCTCCCAGCACGTCAGTGTCCTGCCTCGTGTAAAATAATACACGCTTTTCTTACAAGACAGCTAATTGTCGAGGATAAACACACACTCTGGTCAGTCTTTGGAAGCGATCCCATCCGTTTCGGCCTCCAAGAGTTCGGCACAATCACAGGTCTGCCTTGTGGAGATTTTCCTGCAGACTACAACACTGAACTGGAAGACCAGAGTAAAGCTCACAAAGATCCTGACTGGATCAAGCTGATCGGTAAAAAGAGATTCACCACCATTGCTGATCTACGCCACAAGCTCGAGACTGAAACAACGATGCCAGGAAAAAAGAAGCTGCGCCTAGCTCTAATAATAATTGTTGATGGGGTTCTAATCGCTCATCAACAAACTCCACGGCCTACTCTGAAGTACGTCAAGATGGTCCAGGACGTCGACGCTTTCTGCCTACACCCTTGGGGCAGAGAGTCTTTCCTCAAGACTATTACCTGCATGAAACCTCCCAAGTTCATCCCTCTGAAATGCGAGGACCCTATTGCAAAGCTTGTTGATCTTTTGAAGCAGGAAACTTTCAGGCTGAAGGGATTCCCCCTATCATTACAACTCCTTGCATTTCAAGCCGTCCCGGAGCTGCAGTCCATAATCCCAGCCCCCTTAGACTCGCTATCAATCATCCAACTCGAAGAACCTCATCTTCCTGTTTACCCGAAGATTAGCTACCTTGACATACTACGCGTGGAAGCTGTTGAGAATGTAAGCACCTCATCTCCCTCGTTTTACTACTTCAATTAATTTTGAGCATTTCTATTGTTTTCAATACGAGTCTATGTTAACAACTGGTCATTTTTGCGGCCATTACAGCTTGCTGTTACATTATTGATACCAATACAAAGCCAACCGCAACCAGGATGGGGAGTTTGGCACGACGTTGTTGCTGATGAACGCCTAACGTACATGGAGAACCTCATAGCGAACCACCACCCATTCAAGAAGCATCTCTGGCCAGGTGGAGACACTTCCACGCCCATACTCATCCATAAACCTCCCTTGGAGGAACCAGAAACGAGGAGACAAGTTTCAAAAAATGCTTTGAGACCTAGAAAGCCCCTAAACAAACCACCACCGTGCCGAAAGCAGAGGAGGATCAGCAACTACTTTCTCAGAACTGGTTCAACCAGCAACTCAAACGATCAGATGATGgaaatgctttctaaagtttCTAGCGAAGTTTCCAAACTCAGGAAAGAGTTTAGATTGATGCGCCAACTCAACAAACGCAAGAAGTCTCGAACCCACATCAAGCGTTCTGCTTTCCACTCTCTCATTGGTTCTCCACACAAACCCCAACTCTCACACAGAGGATGTCAGACTGACCCCACAGAGCATTCAACCGATGATGTACCTAACGAGACGGTACCATTTTTCCTTTTCCCTATAATCTTCTCGCGTTTCTGTTGCAATTTATTGACTTTTATGTATGTCTGTCAACGTCGTTGCAGTCCCCGGCACCTATAGAGGAAGATCATCCGGAATGCAGCTCCCGTGTTGTCAGCCAATATGCAGCTCAGCTCTACGGCCAACCTTCCAGCGAGTCAACTCCGGTCCACACAACACATCTCCCTACAGAACCTGAACAAACCACACCCGTACACACCACCACCTTTTACACCTTACCCGAACACACCCCCATTGAACCAAACCCTATAATCCACAACTTCCCCATCCACAACTCCCCCGTCCACAACTCCCCCGTCCACAACTCCCCCGTCCACACCTCCCCCGTCCACAACTCTCCCGTCCACAACTCCCCCGTCCACAACTCCCCCGTCCACACCTCTCCCATCCACACCTCTCCCATCCACACCTCTGCCGTCCACACCTCCTCCGTCCACACTCCCTCATCCACACCACCCCCGTCCACACCACCCCCGTCCATACCACCCCCGACcataaccaaaccgaacccaCTACACCCATCTACGATACTAGTGACCATCATTACCACCAACTTCGATTCCAAGGTTTTGAAATCTTCGAGCCCAACAGTCCTGCCCCCCCCATCACTGAATAATCCTAGATACGACACATCAACCCACAGAGCTACTCCTAAACCCCCACTAATCCCCATCACACCCGATACGTGTCCAACTAAGAGTAGCGGATTTGCTGAACATGCCTCATCTGTCAATGCATTCGTTGCTACCGCTACATCAAAACGAACCTCCCTCCCAACCTTAAACGTGGAAAAGAGTCAGGTACTGTTTTTTTCCTTACTTTTCTTCCCACCACTCCCGTAACTGCCTTCATTTCTTGAGTGCAGGAAAACCTATCTGACGAGGAAGTTGTTGAACTTAGCGACTCCAGCCCTGTAAAGCCAACCCCAAGACATCAGCCATCAGATGAAGAATGCAACCTTGCAGAAGAACTCTTCAAATGCCCTTCAATTCCAGCACTAGCCCTCATCGCTCCGCTTCCGCAGCAACAGTGGGACCTCTTCCACGCGACTCTCACAGCAAATACGCAAGCGTACGTACCTTGATCCAAACCTTCATCGCATGcaacatttttgattttttaacattttcattCTTTCAACAACTCTTAATTCATGTTCTAAAACTATCACAGATTCCACATTACTCCGTCCCAATTTGACTTCTCCAACAGATTCATATTGGAAATAGCTCAGCCGCAGAAATGGGTCACCACATTTGTAAGTTCGAGTCCCCTTCTAAGCTCCTTTGCTTTTCCTGTTTCTCTTTATGATTACTCTGGTTCTTTCTCATATTCTGTTGAATAACATGTGACGTTATGGTCCAGCATATGGAAATTTACATGCTTGCTGGAAGGCACAGAGAGCTCCTTGATCGAGAGAAGCTTGCTTTCACAACACCGTATCTAGCATCCGGGATTCAGGAGGTCTTCAAGGGGTTCAAGAAACTGGCAAGGAAAGACCGATTCAAATGGGACACCCGTCTGACTGAGTTGGTGCTTCAGCCAGGGAAGAAATGGATGGAAGATGTGTTTACGATATACACTCCTATGATCTGGGAGGATCGTCACTGGGTGGGACTAGCTATAAACCTCGACATGGGATATGTTGAGATCCTAGACCCACTCCCAACGTTGTATGGAGATAACAAAGTGCAGAAGCTCATGGACCCCATCCTCACTTCACTGCCCTACCTCGTCAAGAAGGTTGCTAAACCACATCAGACTCAGTTCCGTGGACTGAAGCCTTTTCATTGGGAAAGGATCACCGGAAGCTACATAAATGAGCGGTCGGGTGATTGTGGTCCAGTCAGCATCAAGTTTATGGAGCTACACTCTCACGGTGATCCTCTCCCCCACATGTCAGGAATTACTGACGGGACCGTTGATGATCTACGCAAACAGTATGCCATGGATGTCTACAAAACCATCGTCCTACCTGCTTACCACGTTCCTACTTTTCCTTGATCAAAATTCCATTTCGTCATGTCTCTATTAGTGTTGTCTGAAACTAAAACTTATGGTTTATGCAACTTATGTGTCTTGGTCTATGCAACTTTTTCTGTTTCTTGGTGTTTTGCTTCTAGACAATCGTTATGTAACATATTATGTTTATGACTTTCCTACAACTGCTCTCCTTTCCATTTTGCCTTAGCCTACATCTTTGTACAATTACCAAACGATTTCACGTCCACACCTCCATTCATGTACACGTTATACATCGAACACAAGTCCTAGCCATTGTCCACATCTACTACTTAATCACACCTCCATTCATGTACACGTTATACATCGAACACAAGTCCTAGCCCCATTGTCCACATCTACAACTTTACCACACCTTAAGCTAATCAGCTTGAAATTACGTACACACCTCCGTCCCTGTACACTATATATATCGAACACAAGTACTATCCATTATCCACATCTAATACTTAAGACAAACGATTGCATGTACGGAGTCACAATTACTCTTATAGTAAATCAGCTTGCAAAAGAGCTACATAACCCCACCAGGAATACCAAATAAACCTTAATCAATGCAAACACAATTATCCTCTCAAATACAATAGCAAAGTAATAGTCTTTACCACTTAACAACTCAAACCATAATACTTCTCCAACTCAAATGTCACAAAACCACTCATAACACTACATGATCAAGTTCGTTTCTTATTCAAAAACTTATTCATACGATAATGTGCTAGCCAAGTAATGACTTCGAACAAAAACTCCCTCCCACTGCCTCAATCTCTATATTGGGTTTGTGCAACGGGTCCTGTTGTGCCCTTCACAACGACACCTCCCACACTTATTTGGAACCAGCTTTGTCTTCTTCGCAACCTGAAACACAAATCAAAAACATTCAAGTACTACAAGATCCTACAATCCCACACATTCAATGATCTAAAGAACTATGCATGTACTTACCGGAAATTCACCAGTTGAAGGAATCCTGTTCTTCCTACGACGCCCAGCTGGCCTCGTCGTCAAGGGCGGCATTAACACCATATTCTTAACGTGTTCCGGAACATCAACATCCCTAGGATCTCCCTCTGGATTAATTATCCCACCATATGTCTCCCTCCAAGTCGAAGTCTTGTACCAGTGACCCACCAATGTTTCATAAGTCACTCCCAAACTGTCAGCAGCTATCATAGCATGGCCACaaggtatttttattttatcaaaatactTGCAGCTACATTGCTTCTCAGCAAGCATCACACGCTCCTTTCCTCCAAATTTTCCCACAATTTCACAAGTCCAATTCGAGACAGAGTTCACTTTACTACCCTTCATTGTTGCCATATTAGAGGTCATCTCTTTATCAACTTCCACGCTAACAACCCCCCTATGCTTCTCTGCTTTCTTTCTCCTAGCACAGAACCACCTTGTCATCATCCTTTGAATGAATATCACCAACTCCATTATTGGTGACGTCATCCCTTCCCTCAAAGCGTTGTTAAGCTGCTCAGCTATATTGCTAGTCATGATATTATAGCGCTCACCCGCAAAGTTCGACCGCGACCAATGAGCCACACCGATATTCCCCAAATAAACTCCGCATGCACTGTTAGTTGCTCTGACCTTAGCGTACAGCTCCCTGTAGTCCCGTTGTCTGTATGCAGTTGCAGCAGCAGTCACCATCTTTGCCAAGTTCTTGCTCGAGTAGCGGGAGTTAACGTTCCTTGCTGAGTGGACAATGCACGCCTCATGTTGAGCAGATGGATAGACACGTTTCACAGCATTAGAAATTGATGTTGCACGATCAGATATAATGGCAAGACTTGGGGAATCAGCCAATATACGCTCAACCTTTTGTAGAAACCATGTCCACGCTTCTGTATCTTCACTGTCCACAATAGCGTAAGCAAGAGGAAAGATCTGAAAGTTTGCATCTTGTCCACTTGCAGTCAACAGCACCCCCTTGTACTTCCCTCCTAAGTGTGTACCATCTATCACCAGCACACGACGCAGCTTTTTAAACCCATCTATGGACGCCCCAAACGCAAGGAACATATAAAGAAATCGCTCATCTCCATCCTCATCCACCTCAGTCTCCAGATCAGCAACCGTGCCAGGATTTGCAAGTTTTAACATGTGCAAATACTCTGGCAGCTTCAAGTAGGAGTCTTCTTCTGATCCACGAATGTCCATGATAACTTTCTCTTTCGCCCTATAGCACTTCATGTACGATGCAGTCCCTCGAAGATCCTCGAGCACTAGCCTCTGTAATTCCGCAGGCACTGGTCCTTTACCAGGTTCCCCAAACTTAGCTTTGTAAACTGCCGCAATAACCCGCGAAGTAGCTTTGCTCTTATACCCCTGCCTTGACTCGATGGGACAACTATGATCAAGTTGAGCTTTCCTTATCTCATAATAACCACACACCCTGATCTCATGAGCTGTAACTCTCCAGTCACAGTGTTCATCTGGACATTCCACAACAAAAGAATCAACCTTTGTTCTTGTTTGTTTAAAATGGAATTGGCTTTTGATTGCATATATCGCCAACGATATCTGACAATCTTTTTTGTTACCAAAAACCTTCCCAACATGTATCCTTCCATCTCTCTCATCTAAATCCATGTCTGGAATCTCTGCTGCGGCATAGCTAGTATCATCAAACAGAGGAGGGATATCAAACTCTTCATCACAACATAATCTAGCTTCCTTGTGGACGACCTCCTCTGCCTGTCCACACCAACACCCTCATCCACGCCATGCAGCCATGGGTTCTGTTTGCCAAAGTCCTCATCTTTGGGCAAATTTACACCACTGCTACTACCGCCGACTTCAACAACATGGTCAAACGCATCATTGGTGGTGCAAGTGTAACGCCGTGGACCACTACTCTTTGTCAAACCAGCAACAATCTCCTCCTCATTGTAGATGACATTAACAGCATTCGAACCTTTGTAGTCAGTTTTCAGTAGTGGGCTCCAGAAATCTTCGTCATAACCTCGAGGTCTCACGTCAAGCTCGTCCACTTCTTCCACCACAGTTTCTTCCTCCCCAACACTACTCTGGCTTAAAGCTTCTCCTTTTCCACCCTCGCTACCGCCTTTGATTACCTCCTCAACTCTCTCCACTTCACTCAGAAACTCTACATCTTGCAAGTCAACAATGTTAGATTTAGAAGCACCCGTCGATACATATCCTCCGTTCGAAGTTCCAGAGCCTAACTTTGAAGAACTCTTTGGTCCAAATGCAACCGGAGTTATAAAACCCATCCCCG comes from the Brassica rapa cultivar Chiifu-401-42 chromosome A01, CAAS_Brap_v3.01, whole genome shotgun sequence genome and includes:
- the LOC117128459 gene encoding uncharacterized protein LOC117128459 translates to MQGNNKPDHLLPPRLFATDRAPSGRINIYSKPDLLAFIQHAIRNTKELQYIKDSCFGKLFELPARQCPASCKIIHAFLTRQLIVEDKHTLWSVFGSDPIRFGLQEFGTITGLPCGDFPADYNTELEDQSKAHKDPDWIKLIGKKRFTTIADLRHKLETETTMPGKKKLRLALIIIVDGVLIAHQQTPRPTLKYVKMVQDVDAFCLHPWGRESFLKTITCMKPPKFIPLKCEDPIAKLVDLLKQETFRLKGFPLSLQLLAFQAVPELQSIIPAPLDSLSIIQLEEPHLPVYPKISYLDILRVEAVENLAVTLLIPIQSQPQPGWGVWHDVVADERLTYMENLIANHHPFKKHLWPGGDTSTPILIHKPPLEEPETRRQVSKNALRPRKPLNKPPPCRKQRRISNYFLRTGSTSNSNDQMMEMLSKVSSEVSKLRKEFRLMRQLNKRKKSRTHIKRSAFHSLIGSPHKPQLSHRGCQTDPTEHSTDDVPNETSPAPIEEDHPECSSRVVSQYAAQLYGQPSSESTPVHTTHLPTEPEQTTPVHTTTFYTLPEHTPIEPNPIIHNFPIHNSPVHNSPVHNSPVHTSPVHNSPVHNSPVHNSPVHTSPIHTSPIHTSAVHTSSVHTPSSTPPPSTPPPSIPPPTITKPNPLHPSTILVTIITTNFDSKVLKSSSPTVLPPPSLNNPRYDTSTHRATPKPPLIPITPDTCPTKSSGFAEHASSVNAFVATATSKRTSLPTLNVEKSQENLSDEEVVELSDSSPVKPTPRHQPSDEECNLAEELFKCPSIPALALIAPLPQQQWDLFHATLTANTQAFHITPSQFDFSNRFILEIAQPQKWVTTFHMEIYMLAGRHRELLDREKLAFTTPYLASGIQEVFKGFKKLARKDRFKWDTRLTELVLQPGKKWMEDVFTIYTPMIWEDRHWVGLAINLDMGYVEILDPLPTLYGDNKVQKLMDPILTSLPYLVKKVAKPHQTQFRGLKPFHWERITGSYINERSGDCGPVSIKFMELHSHGDPLPHMSGITDGTVDDLRKQYAMDVYKTIVLPAYHVPTFP
- the LOC117128511 gene encoding uncharacterized protein LOC117128511 gives rise to the protein MDLDERDGRIHVGKVFGNKKDCQISLAIYAIKSQFHFKQTRTKVDSFVVECPDEHCDWRVTAHEIRVCGYYEIRKAQLDHSCPIESRQGYKSKATSRVIAAVYKAKFGEPGKGPVPAELQRLVLEDLRGTASYMKCYRAKEKVIMDIRGSEEDSYLKLPEYLHMLKLANPGTVADLETEVDEDGDERFLYMFLAFGASIDGFKKLRRVLVIDGTHLGGKYKGVLLTASGQDANFQIFPLAYAIVDSEDTEAWTWFLQKVERILADSPSLAIISDRATSISNAVKRVYPSAQHEACIVHSARNVNSRYSSKNLAKMVTAAATAYRQRDYRELYAKVRATNSACGVYLGNIGVAHWSRSNFAGERYNIMTSNIAEQLNNALREGMTSPIMELVIFIQRMMTRWFCARRKKAEKHRGVVSVEVDKEMTSNMATMKGSKVNSVSNWTCEIVGKFGGKERVMLAEKQCSCKYFDKIKIPCGHAMIAADSLGVTYETLVGHWYKTSTWRETYGGIINPEGDPRDVDVPEHVKNMVLMPPLTTRPAGRRRKNRIPSTGEFPVAKKTKLVPNKCGRCRCEGHNRTRCTNPI